The nucleotide window GGGCGATCCCGTACAGGCTGTGGGCCATGGTCAGCGGGCCGCCATCTTCGCCGTCGGCCCAGCTGTCGCCGTTTCTGACCGCCTCGATGAAGGCCTCGACGGTCGGCGTGTCGTAGGCGGTGGTATGGGCGCGGGCGATGAACAGGCCGCCATGGTCGTCCGAGCCTCCGACGATACCCTTGGACCAGGGCAGGGCGCCGTAGGGGAGCAGATCGTACTTGTCAGCCAGTCGCGCAATGGTCTGCTCCGTCAGCGACGAGAGCAGACGTTTGGTGAAGACATTGAAGCGCCTGGCCCGGCAGCCGTTCTTTACCTCGAAGGTAGTGAACAGCAGCAGCGAGCGCTCGATGATCTCCAGGGTCAGCTTTTCGTTCTGGGCATAGAGCGGGTGGGCCAGGAAATGTGTGATCCCCTCGGCATGCAGATAGGCCAGCATCTCGTAGATATTTTTGCGCAGCTCCAGGATCATCCGGAACTGCGCCTCAGAGATGTGCAGTACCACCACATGAACCTTGCAGCCGTTTTCGGGAAAGTGGGCCGTGATCTCGGAACTGATGAAGGTGTCCGGCAGGTGGGCAATCTCCAGGGCGCCGCTGATGGCGTTGTGATCGGTGATGGTGACGAAATCCATGCCGCGTTCCTTGGCCGTGCGGTACAGGAACTGCGGCGAGGTGTAGCTCTCCGGGCAGTTGAACTTGCGCATGGCCCAGTAGGTCGGTTTATTGGAGTGGCTGGAGTGGACGTGCAGGTCGGCTTTGAATGAGTTCATGCCCAGGAGTGATAACAGATCAATGTTACAGCGGTGTGGATGCCGGGTGATTTTTAGGTGAATCCTTGAGAGGCGGGGACTGGGGATCGGGGACCGGGGACCGGAAAAACCTGTTAATCATTAAAACGACTGACACTAACAACCTGTGAACGCTATTTGAAGTTGTTCATGGTTTTCGTGGGTTTGTGGATCAAATGCTTTTAAAAAGTCTTTCCCGGTCCCCGGTCCCTGATCCCCGGTCCCTGAAGTCAAACGTTGCACAACTTTTACAGGACGCCCACACGGCCGACAAAAAAGCCCCCTATACTCGATCCCGATGAATTCACACGCACTTGTTCGACAAATGGCTGTTCTCTCGATCGTCCCCGGACCTTCCCGTAGCACTTTCTTCCCGACTCCATCAATCCGCTGTGCCGGTTGGCTCTTCAGGCGCTCCTTTGCAGAAGCCATCCGCCTGTCCCGGCCAACGGCGGTGCCCTGACATGGCGCTGCACTGCATGGATGATCTCAGGAAACAGGTGCGCCCGCGCGACATGGTCAAGCAGGCCCTGGCCGGTGCAGGGGTCTCCTTTGATTCGTACGAAAGCATGGCCGCCACGCTGCCCTTTTCAAAAGGGGATGTGACCTCGGGCTCGGAGAGCGAGCTGCAGGCCGTGGTTGTGGGGGACAGGGAGCAGGTGGACCTGCCGCAGGTGATCGAGCAGTCCAACTATTTCGCCAACATCGTCCGCCGGGCCGCATCGGGTGAGACCCCCCGCAAGGTGATAGCCGAGCTGGAGCACTTTCTGGCGGACAATCCCCCCCGCGTCTGGGAAAACAGCTGGGTCCGTTTCCCGGTCCGGTGCCTGTCCCCCTTTGCCCGGCAGGTACTGGAACAGGACCTGCTGGCGGACAAGCGAAATCCTGCGGCCGGTCCGCGCAGCGATGTCGGTCGCTTTTATCGGGAGCAGGCCGGTGAAACGCTGCTGCGGGTGCCGCTCAGCTACCTGATCAAGCTGGCCCTGGCAGACCTGCTGGGCTCCCAGGACCTGCTGCCGCCGTCGGTCAGGCAGACCGGCGTCCGGCTGATGAACCACTATCTGAACGACAACACCTCCCCGGAAACCTTTTCCTTCAATGTAGTGAGCCTGCGGCCCGAACAGGGGCTGGGACGCGCCATTGCCCGGGAAACGGCCCTGCGCTTCCTGTTCACCCAGATGCTGGTGACCTATGCCAACCAGGCTTTCGGACTGCAGGAAAGCGGACAGCAGGCCATGGTGTACTTTGCTCCCCATCCCCCGATACGCCAGAAGGAACTGAACGATCTGGTGTCGGACAGTTTCTACCGTGAACTGTTCATGAGCCCCTGCCTGTCGGGCTGGGACCAGGGGGAGTCCAAGCACCGCTACATGCAGCTCTGCCATCAGGTCCTGTCCCGCAGCCAGCTCAACGGCGTGGCCAAGCTGCGCGAGGCGGGCATCATCACTACCAACCTGGTGGTATTGCCGAACGTCTCCAATGTCAGCCTGGCCAACAACGGCACCCATATCAGCATCGGCAGCCGCAGGCTGTCGCAGGCGCTGGCAGATCCCACCTCCGGGTTCACTCCCTACCACGAAAAGATGTTCGGGGACTTGGCCATCAAGATCAGCGAGCACTTTTTGCCGCTGTTCGTCGGCACCTACAGTGCCGCTCCACTGCGGCTCTCCTTCACCGACTTCCATCCCGAGAAGGCTCTGGGGTTCCTGCCCCATGAACTGGACTATACCCATCTGCGCATGCTCTGGCGGCGCTGGAAAAAGAAGGCCAGCCTCTCGGTCTGCGGACAGCCGGTGACCCCCTTCGGACCGGCGTGGCTCGACAGTCTGGCCAGCGGCCTGTTCGGCCTCAAGGGGGATTTCGTTCCCGATTACCGGTTGCTGGACTACCTGGTCTGCCTGCTCTCCACCGACCGCAGCCCGTCCCTGAACGGCGAGATCGGCAACAGCGACCGCCTGCGGCGCGACCTGGCCGAGATGGGGGTTTTCGACGAGCAGATGTCGGTCTACCTGCTCTACAAGCAGCGCGAATACGCCCGCATGGGTTTTTCCGGGTTCGAGGGGCGGCATTACAGCCTGTTCGAGAGTTTTGCGGAGGACATGGGGCGGGCAACGGACCTGCAGACACTGGTTACAGCGCTGGCATTCAAATTCATGGCGCTCGGCAGCGTCAGCCATGCCCATATTCCCGACACTCCTTCCACGGAGAGCGAACGCCGCCAGCCCTTTTTCGGCGCGGCCATCGACCTGCCGACCTTTTTCGTGCACAAGGACAGCGGCAACCGTTTCCTGCGGGAGATCCTCAGGAGAACCGCCGGTGTCCGGCCCAGCCGCCGTTACCCCGGGTACCTGCGGGTGGAGCTGCAGGCCTACCGTAAGGCGCTGCTGGCCCTGATCCGGGAGAATGCCGCCGACCTGATCGAACTCCTGAACCTGGAGGATACCGTGTCCGATCTGGAGCGGCGGCTCGACAGCCCGCAGCACGCCACTGCGGCCGCTCGCCTGACCAACGGCATCCTCAGGGAGTGCGGCGCTTCTGCTCCGCTGGATGCGCGTGCCCGCGACTTCAACCTTGCGGCGGAAAACTACTACCGCGGCACTCTGCGACAGCGGCACATGGAGGAGGCCTTCGATTTTCTGGCCGATTCCTGCCGCCAGATGGACCGGGAAGGGGAGGGGTTGCCCGAGCCGGTGCGCGTGGCCCTGCGGCACCTCCTGCGGGGAGCGTCGGCCGAGGCGTTGCTGGAACAGGGCCGGGAAGCCATGCTGGGGGAGCATCCGGATCGGGAAACGCTGCAGCGGCTGATGAACCTGTTCCTGATCACGGTCCATCATGACGAACTGACGGATAATCACACGGAACAGGGGGAGGCGAGGTACGATGATGCAGCATCAATACATCGAGCGGGATAGCGGCAGGATCGTCAACGAGCGGCTTTTCGGCGACCGGATGGTCCGGCTGCTCTACCACGGCGTCCGCGAGAACAACGCCGCGCTGTTCCGGCTTTTGACCAGCGGCCGGTCGTCGCAGATCCTGGGCATGCTCAACTTCGACCGCCCGATCCTGGCCCGGAGCAGTTTTCCGGCTTCCTGCGGCATCGACCTGTCCGAGTGTCTCGATGCTCCGGAAACGCTCGACACCCCCCGCAAGGTATTCGAGCGCCGCATCCGCTATGCCGCCTGCCGTCCGATGCCCGACGACCCCGCGGCGGTCTTGTCCCCGGCCGATGCCCGGGTGCTGGTCGGGTCGTTCAATGACACCTCCCTGATCGTGCTCAAGGAGAAGTTCTTCTGTTTTACGGAGCTGTTCGGGGCGATGCCGACCCCGTGGCACAGGGCCTTCAGCGGCGGGGATTTCGCCGTTTTCCGCCTGACTCCGGACAAATACCACTACAACCACACCCCGGTTGCCGGACGGGTGATCGATTTCTACGCCATCGACGGCGAGTACCACTCCTGCAATCCTGACGCCGTGGTCAGCATGGCCACACCCTATTCGAAGAACAAGCGGGTAGTGACGATCATTGATACGGATGTGTCGGGGGGCACCGGCGTGGGGCTGGTGGCGATGATCGAGGTGGTGGCCCTGATGATCGGCGATATCGTTCAGGCTTACAGCAGCCGGAATTACGAAGACCCGCGCCAGATCGAGACCGGCATGTTCCTGCACAAGGGGCAGCCCAAGAGCCTCTACCGTCCCGGCAGCAGCACCGATATCCTCGTTTTCCAGGCAGGGCGCGTGAAATTTTCCGCCGATATTCTGGAAAACATGCGCAGGCAGGGGGTTTCAAGCCGCTTCAGTCATGGCTTCGGACGGCCGCTGGTGGAAACGGACATCAGGGTTAGGTCCCTGATCGCAACGAGGGTGGGGCCTACGAAAACTTAAATCTGCCACAGAGACACAGAGAAAACCAAAAAACATAATGCATGGCACACTGAAAAATCGGAAGAAACCGGAAAAAGCAGGATTACGTCAACCCCCTATCTGAAGTTATCCGCCTTTTCTGCTGGTTCCGCGTTCCAATTGCAGTGTGATTTTCTCCGTGTCTCTGTGTCTCCGTGGCAGATGTTCAGATTTTACAGATTCAGATTCGCAGCTCAGGATCGGAGCAAGCATGACCACAACCATTTTAACGCTCTTCACCCTGCTGATCGTCCTCTACCTGTGGTGGGGCTTCCGCTGCCTGCCTGCCGAGCAGTGGCAGATTTTTGCAGCAGTACCGGCGGCCAGACAGGAACAGGGGAGCTGGCAGGGCATCAACTTTACCTGGTACGGCCTGCTGACCGCCAATGCCTACCTGGTCGCGGTGACAGTGCTGCTGGTGCTGTTGGGAGCGGTGGGAGTTCCACCGCTGGGTATCGCGCTCCTGGCGGTCGCCCTTCTGGCCTGCTGCGTTCCGGCATCGCGGCTGGTGGCCCGCTTGGTGGAGAAGAAGGCCCATACCTTTACGGTCGGAGGGGCGGTTTTCGTGGGCATCCTCGTTACCCCTCTCGCGATTGAGCTGGTCAATCGCACGGCAGGCAACCGGTTCTTCTTTCAGATTCCGGTCATGGCGGCCTATGCCGCCATCGCCATTGCCTATGCCTTCGGCGAAGGGCTGGGACGGCTGGCCTGCATCAGTTTCGGCTGCTGTTACGGTAAGCCGCTGGCTGCCACCTCCGGCTGGCTGCGCCGGCTGTTTACCGGTCGCTGCTTCATCTTCTCCGGTTCCACCAAAAAAATTGCCTATGCCGACGATATGGAGGCGACCGAAGTTATCCCCATCCAGGCCGTCACGGCTGTGCTGTACAGTGCGTGCGGCCTCCTGGCCACCGGTCTTTACCTGGCGTCTTATTACAGCGCGGCTTTTCTGACCGCCACCATCGTGACCCAGGGCTGGCGCTCCTGTTCGGAATTCTTCCGGGCCGACTACCGGGGAGGGGGAAAGATCTCGGCTTACCAGATCATGGGGCTGATCGGCGTACTGTATGCCATTGCTGCCGCCTGTCTGCTCGGCAGTGAGCCGCTTCTGCCTCCGGACATGGCCGAGGGCCTTGAGAGTCTCTGGAGTCCGGCAGTGCTCCTCTTTCTGCAGTCGATCTGGCTGGTAATCTTCCTGTACACCGGGCGCAGTACGGTGACCGGCGCCATCCTGACCTTCCATGTGCATCGGGACCGGGTCTGAAGCATGTCCGGACCGTACGCCCATATCACCCTGCTGTACGAGATCGTGCGGTCTGCCGGTACAGGCCCCTTATTCCCGCCGGACTCGCAACTCCCGGATATTGTCCGAAGGTATTTCAGTTATTGTGCCCTGGGTGCGGTGAGTCCCGACTATCCCAATCTGGCGCGGGAAACGGAAGCTGTGCGATGGGCCGATGCCATGCATTGCAGCGGCGCCGGAGAGATGATCCTGTGCGGCATGGCCGTGGTTGCCGCTCACACGGGAGAAAAACGGGACAAGCTCTTGTCCTGGCTGCTCGGGTATGCGGCCCACGTGGCGACCGATGCGACGATTCACCCGGTGGTTCAGGCCAAGGTGGGGGTATATGCGGAGAACCAGCGCCAGCATCGCATCTGCGAAATGAACCAGGACAGTTATATCTTCAACAGGATGGACTGGGGAGAGATCGGCGAGTCGGACCGCTTTGCCCGGCAGGTGACCGCCTGCTGCGCGCCGGGCGATCATCGGCATCTGGACCGCGATGTGGCCGGGTTGTGGAGCGGCATGCTGACCGCAGTGCACCCGCAGCAGTCTACCGAGAGCCCTCCCGACCCGGACGCATGGCATCGGGCCTTCGTCACCAGGGCCGACAGGAGTGCCGCGGGGACGTCGCGCCTGTTTCCGCTGGCGGAGAACATTGCTGACACAATGGGTCTCGCCTATCCCCCCTCTGCCGCCGTTGACCGGCAGTATGTCGAGGAACTGGAGGTTCCCCTGGCCAGGCCGCTGTACCTGCATTATGACCGGATCTTCGACCGGGCGGTCGCCAATGTGGTTGATCTGTGGAAGGTGATGGAACGGGGAGTTTCGGGAGGTGGCGATTGTTCCGGAAGAATTGCCAACTGGCATCTGGATACCGGGCTGGATGAGCATGGCCGGCTGGCATTCTGGGAATGAGAATAGCGGTGCGAGGGGAGCGGGAAGCATGTTTTCCGGATCCCTGAAGCGTCTGAAGGATGCCCTGCGGGGCGGGCTCACCCCGGACAAGCTTGCCCTGACGCTGTGCATCGGTCTTGCCGTGGGCGTTCTGCCCGTGCTGTGGGGAGCAACGCTTCTGTGCATGGGAATCGGCCAGCGTTTGCGGCTCAATCATTGTGTGCTGCAGGCGGTCAACTACCTGCTCTATCCGCTGCAGATCGCGCTGTTCGTGCCTTTTTGCCTGCTGGGAGAACGGTTTTTCCCCTGGGGGCCACGGATCCCGGAAAACCTGTTTCCTGCGCTGCTGGCCGGTCGGCCGTCAGCCGGCCTCCATCTGCTTGCCTGGGTTGCCGTGAAAGCCGTGGCTGCCTGGTTCGTAACCGCCGTACCCCTGTCGGCCTGCCTGTATCCGCCGCTCCTGGCGGTGCTGAAGAGAAGGAACGCCTGATAGACAAGATCTGCGCACGGCCGGAATATTCCGCAACATCTGGTACACTCTCATGGACAGCCGGTCGAAGGACCGGGCCTTATTTGGCAAAAGAGAGTGTCCCGCATCCCTGACCGACAGGGGAGGCGTGTGTTGCGGAGGTGTCCATGGGGGCTGCTTCTTTATTGTGCTCCGGGGAACCGGCCTATGAGTTTCGGCATGAGTACGGTTTTTCTTTCGGGGCCAGTACCTCCCGGTTATGTGCGGCCGCACTGCCCTGCCTGGCCGGAATCGGCTGTATTTATCAGGCCGTTGCTGCCAGGGCGGACCGGCTCGATCATCCCCCTCCCGGCCGGCTGCTCGATGTCGAAGGATGCCGGCTGCATGTGCAGATCGCCGGTCGCGGAGCCCCGGCGGTGGTGCTGGAAACCGGACTGGGGGGGATGTCCGCCGCCTGGGGCTGGATTCGGCCGGAGGTAGCCAGGTTCACCACGGTGGTAGCCTACGACCGGGCTGGCCTCGGCTGGAGCGGGTCGGACAGCTCTCCGAAATCGGCTTCCCTGGCCGCGCGGCGGCTGCACGGGCTCCTTTGCCGCAGCAGTGTTCCTCCGCCGTACATCATGGTCGGCCATTCCATGGGAGGCCTTTTTGCGCGGGTATTTGCAGACCTGTTTCCCAACGAGGTGGCCGGGATGGTGCTGCTGGATGCGGTTCACCCTGACCAGCACCTGCGCAGTGCTGCGATCTGCTGCCACATGCGCACCGGTTTCCGGTTCCTGAAGGCGATCCCGCTCCTGACAAGGCTTGGATATGTCCGCCTGGCCGGCCTTCTGGGCGCCTGGGCCGACGGTCTGCCCGTACGGCAGGCCGCGGAGGCCCAGGCCTTTCTCTCCGACTATGGCCACCTCACAACGACCCGTGACGAATCCCTAGCCTGGGATACGATCTGCGGCGAAGTCCGTGCCGCCAAGCGCCTGCGCACGATACCGCTGGCCGTGATCACGGCGGCCAAGGATGTTCTGCCCGGTCAGCCGGAACTGCAAGGGGAGCTGGCTGCCCTGTCCTCCGACAGCGTCCACGTGGCGGTCAGGGGAGCCGACCATGTCACCCTGGTCACCCGGCGCGAGCACGCCCTGACCGTGGTGGAGGTGATCCGGCATGTGGTGGCACGGGCCAGGAACTTGCAATCGGCGCATTGCCGGCCACGGCGTCAGCGCATGACCACTATCACCTGAACAACAGACTCTCCAACCCCAATGTCCTCCTCACATCCCACAGGTTCATGAAGAAGGCGTCAAAGCGCTCCCGGCGCACCTGCTGTTCCTCCCGCTCCCAAAAGAACAGATTCGAGACCGGATAGAGATAGCCGAAGTGATAGGCGGTCAGGTTCGCATGCTTACGGCCGATCCGCTCCAGCGGGTAGCGGTAGATCCTCTCCTGGTTCCTTACCAGTGACAGGGCCTGCGCCCTCACCAGGACGGCCCGGTCCAGCAGCGGCTCCGACAGCAGGGCATGCGGCAGCTGTCCGGCGTGCTCCTTGCGTTTGGCGAGCAGGGCGCGCAGGGTAAGGGCGCGGTGGCGGGCGCGCAGCCCGGTGATCTGCAGCCCGCGCAGCAGTTCGCCCGCCAGGTTGGCCCTTTCGAGTTCCAGTGCGCCCTGGGCCTGCAGGCTTCTGAGCTGGGATTCCAGCCGTTCGGTCACGGTTGCCATGCGGTCGGCATAGCTCTCCAGGTCCCTGATCGTGCCCCGGACGACCATGGCTTCTTCTTCCGGATTTTTGTTGTCCAGGAGTTGCGCATAGCGGAACGGGGGCTCGGGTTGAAAGGGTTTGTTGAACGGGAAGGGCAGCTCCGAAAAGGGGGTCAGCGCCGACAGGTAGCGCAGCAGTTCCCGTTCCTTCAGGTAGCGGTTCTGGAGCTCCAGAGCGGCCTGCCACAGGCGCATCAGCTTCGGATCGGGCAGCAGTTCGTTCAGCCGGGAGAGCGGCACATCGTCCCGCTTCCGGCCGTTGTCGTCGAAGCGCCAGCTCCAGCGGGCAATACTCCAATCCACCAGCCAGTAGCCCCACTCCCAACCCGAGCTGAAGGTCAGATGGCCGCTCAGGCCGATCCGGCTCATGGTGCCGATGTCGTCCCAGCGGGCCTGCAGGTAGGGCAACAGGAGCAGTGGCACCGAACTGTCGAAGCCGACCCAGTAGGATGATTCGGGCCAGAACCAGGTTTCGCGGCGCCGGTTTTCCCGTTCGGAAGCCTCGAGCATGAAGCGCTGGTTGTCGTTTCCATAGACCGGAGCCCTGGCTTCGGAGGCGGAATAGCACATCACGGTGTGGATCATGATCCCGCTGTCACGCAGGCGGGGACCCCGCACCGCATCTTCGTTGCCGGAGCGGATGACGTGGGTGGCATAGAGCAGGCGGGCGCCGTAGCGTTTAGCCACCTCTCGTTCGATATGCATCTGCAGCTCGGGCAACAGGCTGTCCAGTACCGGCAGGTGCTCTCCCATGGTCACCTCGAGGCTGAGATAGTCCCAAGGGGCCTGAAACAGCCACGCCAGCGTCTCATCTACCTGCCGCAGGTATGAGGGGTAAGGGCGCAACAGGGTGATGGCCTGAAAGGCCTGCTGCTGCAGCATGGCCAGGGATATCTCCACGCCGCAGCGGATGCCGCGGCTGTGGGCGTACTCCACGATCCGGCGGGCATGGCCGGGCCAGGTGGTGCGGTCGATGCCCCGCAGGAGGAAGAACTGAAAGGTGTTCTGGCCATTGCGGGCCAGCCAGTCCAGGTATGCCCTGACCTCCTCGAAGGCGCCGGGTATCTCAGGGTCATGAAGCTGGTCGGTCAGTTCGATCGGATGCAGGGTGTGGAGATGAAAGCCGCGCTTTTCGAAACGCGGTGTGCCGGAAAACCGGAAACGGGCGGGCAACGGCCAGGCCCTGTGTGCGGGGATGACGCTCTCCCGGGGATGGTGGAAGCGGAACCCCAGCTTTTCCTGCAGCAGGCCGTACAGTCCGGCGGCGACTCCTTCGGGATTCGCCGCCTGCAGGCGAAGAACGATAGCCTTCCCCTGCCTGATCGAGCGCCAGCGATAGGCGGGATTAGGAACCGCGGTGCACAGGTACGGGCGCACGGAAGGGGCGGGTATGCGGGTGTCGGGCGAGGAGGCGACAGCAGGGAGCAGCAGACGGACCGTTGCCTGCCGCCCATTCAGGGAGATGGATGCTTCCGGAAAAGAGCGGCGCAGCAAGGCCAGTGTATCGTCGATGGCCTGCCTGGCGACGCTGTTGCAGAGTAGGGCTTGGGGGGCATCGACCGAGATGGAGAGCGGTTGTGCCAGGGCAGGAGCGGCCGGGACGCAGAGCATCACCAGCACCAGCACCAGAGGCCGCAGCGATCGCATCAAGAGCATCCCGTTGTACGGCTAGACGATGATCCTGGCAAAATCGGGCACCATTGTGATCCGCGCCGGGGTATAGCCGACAAAATCACCATCCAGTTGAACCGGTTTGATGCCCGTAATCTCGATGCCGTCGGCCGGCATGCGGAAGATCTCGCGGCTCGTCCTGGCCCGGCCGCTCAACAGCTCGAATGCCAGGCGCAGATACGTCCTGCGATGGTGCTTGTCGATGCAGATGGCGGTCAGGTCCGGGGAAAACAGGCATCCTTCGGGCGCAAGAATGAAGTCCCCTCCATAGCGGGAGGCGCTGCAGACAATGACGCTGTGGCAGCTCCTGGTTGCCCCGCCGGCATGCACGGCGATCAGGCTCTTATCCCATGTCAGAGTACTCAGCAGTGCCGAGATGGCATAGGCTCCCTGCTTCAGCAGCCGCTTGCCGAGCGGCCAGACATCGCGCACCACCGATGCGTCCAGGCCGATGCCGGCCATCAGCACGAAGCGGTGGCTGCTCTCCTCCAGGTGCAGGAGCCCGACCGGAAAGGGGCGTGTCCTGCCGGCAACGATTCTGGCGATGCCCTCTTCCACGGAGGCAATACCCAATTCCGCGGCCAGCACGTTCGAGGTGCCCAGCGGCAGAACCGCCAGCGTCGCCGTCTCCGGCAGCAGGCCGTTGACCACCGCATTGACCGTGCCGTCCCCTGCCGCTACAATCACCAGCGGCGACGCCGGACCCTGGTTGATGGCACGGCAGCGGCCGAGCACATCGGCGGGGGTGGTCACGGAATGCACCTGCGGGTGCAGGCCGGCCCGGGCCAGGCGGCTGACGAGGTCCGAAACGCTTCGCCGCCTGTGGCGGCCGGACAGCGGATTGATGAAGAGATGGCTGGTTGTCATGTCGATCCTGAATCCGTGACGCCTCCATGTCGGAGTGCCGGCAAGAGCCGGGGGAACACACTGCTGTCTGTGCGCAGCAGTTTTTTCGCGTGTCCCCGGCAGAAGCGTTCGTGCCGGGGAAAGTCGAGGCAAGACCTTCCCGGCAAGCAGAGACATGGCGGCGTCGCGGATTCGGGTGACTTTTATCACAGGATTGTCAGGTGCGGGTGGCGAACGGGCAACGATCTGGTGACATTTTGCGCGAAGGAAAGCCCGCACGAAAGTTTTCGAGATTTTTACCCGGAGATAACCCGCCTGTCACATTGATGTGGTAGGGCATCAGGTAGTACGTCAGCAACCGTGAAAGGTAAATGGATGGATACTTCAACCAGCGGCATCAGCCGCCGCGATCTGATCAAGCTGATCGGTGCGGGGGCGCTCGCCGCACTGCTGCCCGGCAGGAGCCAGGCAGCGCTTCTGCCGTCGTTCGAGCCAGCCAGGGGACAGGGATTGATCATGGTGGTCGGCGACGGCATGCCGCTTGGCGTCACGCGCGCCATGCACGAGATCCGGACCGGCGTCTTCGGTCATCGCGACTCCAATCTCTATGCCCGCTTGCGTAATCCAGGCTCTTCCGTGGGATTGATGGGCACGGCCAGCCTATCCGGCATCGTAACCGACTCCGCCCCGGCCTCGGCTGCCTGGGCCACGGGTGTCAAGACGACGAATCGTCTGTTGTCGGTGCTTCCGGACGGGCGCCCGCTTACGACGATCATGGAACTGCTCAGGGAACGGGGCTACGGCTGCGGGCTGGTGACCACCACGCGGGTGACGCATGCCACGCCGGCAGCCTGGGTCTCTCACCAGATGCATCGCGACCTGGAGGATGCCATTGCCCTGGATCTGCTTGCGTTCCGTCCCGATGTGC belongs to Geobacter sp. SVR and includes:
- a CDS encoding phosphatidylserine decarboxylase; the encoded protein is MMQHQYIERDSGRIVNERLFGDRMVRLLYHGVRENNAALFRLLTSGRSSQILGMLNFDRPILARSSFPASCGIDLSECLDAPETLDTPRKVFERRIRYAACRPMPDDPAAVLSPADARVLVGSFNDTSLIVLKEKFFCFTELFGAMPTPWHRAFSGGDFAVFRLTPDKYHYNHTPVAGRVIDFYAIDGEYHSCNPDAVVSMATPYSKNKRVVTIIDTDVSGGTGVGLVAMIEVVALMIGDIVQAYSSRNYEDPRQIETGMFLHKGQPKSLYRPGSSTDILVFQAGRVKFSADILENMRRQGVSSRFSHGFGRPLVETDIRVRSLIATRVGPTKT
- a CDS encoding prolipoprotein diacylglyceryl transferase family protein → MTTTILTLFTLLIVLYLWWGFRCLPAEQWQIFAAVPAARQEQGSWQGINFTWYGLLTANAYLVAVTVLLVLLGAVGVPPLGIALLAVALLACCVPASRLVARLVEKKAHTFTVGGAVFVGILVTPLAIELVNRTAGNRFFFQIPVMAAYAAIAIAYAFGEGLGRLACISFGCCYGKPLAATSGWLRRLFTGRCFIFSGSTKKIAYADDMEATEVIPIQAVTAVLYSACGLLATGLYLASYYSAAFLTATIVTQGWRSCSEFFRADYRGGGKISAYQIMGLIGVLYAIAAACLLGSEPLLPPDMAEGLESLWSPAVLLFLQSIWLVIFLYTGRSTVTGAILTFHVHRDRV
- a CDS encoding zinc dependent phospholipase C family protein, producing MSGPYAHITLLYEIVRSAGTGPLFPPDSQLPDIVRRYFSYCALGAVSPDYPNLARETEAVRWADAMHCSGAGEMILCGMAVVAAHTGEKRDKLLSWLLGYAAHVATDATIHPVVQAKVGVYAENQRQHRICEMNQDSYIFNRMDWGEIGESDRFARQVTACCAPGDHRHLDRDVAGLWSGMLTAVHPQQSTESPPDPDAWHRAFVTRADRSAAGTSRLFPLAENIADTMGLAYPPSAAVDRQYVEELEVPLARPLYLHYDRIFDRAVANVVDLWKVMERGVSGGGDCSGRIANWHLDTGLDEHGRLAFWE
- a CDS encoding DUF2062 domain-containing protein, which gives rise to MFSGSLKRLKDALRGGLTPDKLALTLCIGLAVGVLPVLWGATLLCMGIGQRLRLNHCVLQAVNYLLYPLQIALFVPFCLLGERFFPWGPRIPENLFPALLAGRPSAGLHLLAWVAVKAVAAWFVTAVPLSACLYPPLLAVLKRRNA
- a CDS encoding alpha/beta hydrolase — encoded protein: MGAASLLCSGEPAYEFRHEYGFSFGASTSRLCAAALPCLAGIGCIYQAVAARADRLDHPPPGRLLDVEGCRLHVQIAGRGAPAVVLETGLGGMSAAWGWIRPEVARFTTVVAYDRAGLGWSGSDSSPKSASLAARRLHGLLCRSSVPPPYIMVGHSMGGLFARVFADLFPNEVAGMVLLDAVHPDQHLRSAAICCHMRTGFRFLKAIPLLTRLGYVRLAGLLGAWADGLPVRQAAEAQAFLSDYGHLTTTRDESLAWDTICGEVRAAKRLRTIPLAVITAAKDVLPGQPELQGELAALSSDSVHVAVRGADHVTLVTRREHALTVVEVIRHVVARARNLQSAHCRPRRQRMTTIT
- a CDS encoding diacylglycerol kinase family protein: MTTSHLFINPLSGRHRRRSVSDLVSRLARAGLHPQVHSVTTPADVLGRCRAINQGPASPLVIVAAGDGTVNAVVNGLLPETATLAVLPLGTSNVLAAELGIASVEEGIARIVAGRTRPFPVGLLHLEESSHRFVLMAGIGLDASVVRDVWPLGKRLLKQGAYAISALLSTLTWDKSLIAVHAGGATRSCHSVIVCSASRYGGDFILAPEGCLFSPDLTAICIDKHHRRTYLRLAFELLSGRARTSREIFRMPADGIEITGIKPVQLDGDFVGYTPARITMVPDFARIIV